A part of Deltaproteobacteria bacterium genomic DNA contains:
- a CDS encoding ParA family protein — protein sequence MGRIIAVANQKGGVGKTTTSVNLAASLAVAERRVLLVDFDPQGNATSGVGVDRDGADDAGGIYHALIEDRGLEGLVRETALPFLKVVPSSIDLSGAEVELVDDPERGLKLRALVSEIKDAHDYIIIDCPPSLSLLTVNGLAACDSVLIPIQCEYYALEGISLMMETIELIRRDLNPELEIEGVLLTMYDGRTNLSRQVAEEVRSHFGDKTFRTVIPRNVRLSESPSFGKPIVLYDIQSRGAISYLELAREIIVKNEQQDAD from the coding sequence ATGGGGCGCATAATCGCGGTGGCAAACCAGAAGGGAGGCGTCGGCAAGACCACCACGTCGGTCAACCTCGCGGCCTCCCTGGCCGTGGCGGAAAGACGGGTCCTGCTCGTCGACTTCGACCCCCAGGGCAACGCCACGAGCGGCGTGGGCGTGGACAGGGACGGCGCCGACGACGCAGGCGGCATCTACCACGCCCTCATCGAAGACAGGGGCCTTGAAGGCCTCGTGCGGGAGACGGCGCTCCCCTTTCTCAAGGTCGTGCCATCGAGCATCGACCTGAGCGGGGCCGAGGTGGAGCTGGTCGACGACCCCGAGCGGGGACTGAAGCTCAGGGCCCTCGTCTCCGAAATAAAGGACGCGCACGACTACATCATCATCGACTGTCCGCCCTCGCTCAGCCTCCTCACGGTCAACGGCCTCGCCGCCTGCGACTCGGTGCTCATACCGATCCAGTGCGAATACTACGCGCTCGAGGGCATAAGCCTCATGATGGAGACCATCGAGCTCATACGGAGGGACCTCAACCCGGAGCTCGAGATCGAAGGCGTGCTCCTCACCATGTACGACGGCCGCACCAACCTCTCCCGGCAGGTGGCCGAAGAGGTGAGAAGCCACTTCGGCGACAAGACCTTCAGGACGGTCATACCGAGGAACGTGAGACTCAGCGAGTCCCCGAGCTTCGGTAAACCCATCGTGCTCTACGAC